From the genome of Leishmania major strain Friedlin complete genome, chromosome 35:
TGAGAAGGACTCGTTTACCTTCTTGCCCTTGAACATGGTTAGCACACGACCATGCTGCGCCTTTCCTTGCTTCTccagctgcggccgcggcacatCATGTTCACGCCCCCGCCTCTTGCGAAGCGCACGGGCAAGTTCAGGTGCAAAGTGTGCCAGCACAGCTGGTTCTCGGACGAGGTGTGGGTGACCAAGACGACGCAGCGCGTGTACCAGGGCGAGTCCTGCGAGACGTGCGGGACAACAAATAAGCCGTACTACGTCGGCAGACCAGAGGAGACCATCTTTAACCGCGCTCGCACGCCCCACCCCGTAAAGCGCGGCGTCTCCTCGTCGCGCAGCGAGCGCAAGCTGAAACACTCACGGTTTGACTGGCGAGTCCAGAAGGGGCGGCACTAAGTACTGACCTTTGCTCGTCTCCCCATCTGTGCTG
Proteins encoded in this window:
- a CDS encoding conserved hypothetical protein (previous protein_id=AAZ14662.1), giving the protein MLRLSLLLQLRPRHIMFTPPPLAKRTGKFRCKVCQHSWFSDEVWVTKTTQRVYQGESCETCGTTNKPYYVGRPEETIFNRARTPHPVKRGVSSSRSERKLKHSRFDWRVQKGRH